Proteins from a genomic interval of Verrucomicrobium sp.:
- the bamA gene encoding outer membrane protein assembly factor BamA, whose translation MKSTKQRLLRGKRVKALFSALLFASFSFQAFLLPAGAQPLPAGEQKLNVPQVPDAEKRTVQAPDAVKDTNYGPVVKDIEVVYVGPQSVNKSVILSNMRTAVGQPYSPATVEEDVRNLYATGLFTNLRISDQPLATGIKVTVVVQPKPLVKEIIINGAKQIKEKRLRKEIHSKAGEPLSEEQIAEDCQKMRDYYQNKGFNNVQITYKIDVNEQFGRAVVIFTVNEGAKAFIRQIVFAGNKAFTEKELRKTFKKTRVKDLISFIDKSGLFKEDDFQDDLQHLKEFYQNHGYIDVEVKKTAITYPKPEEMKLTITVFEGIQYHVGSIKVDGNTLYDVAAIRKALKMGEGAVFSPKGLQDDVKAIRDLYGKNGYIDAEVRPDRISNVESAKIDLDYHIVEGAQSFVDRIIIQGNNRTKDKVLRRELPLAPGDVYDSVRVDAAKKRLENLGYFEKVDISPQDTSVPNRRNMVVTVEEKRTGNITFGVGFSSVDSLLGFVELSQGNFDIGNWPYFTGGGQKFRTRVQYGLVRKDFTLSFTEPWFMDKPLSVGFDLFAHQFNNDYQNALYSQLEIGADARVSKQLTPFWTATVMYKLQEISLYDFDSSTAASIPGLYAQRGSRSESSVTASLSYDTRDNIFLTRRGEQVNFIVQGAGGPLLGQTDIYKLEANAQKFFPLPWDLIFSMKGATGVVNSYGDMQSYPGDSNKVPLFDRFFLGGSRSVRGFQNRGVGPVYPGTDQPTGGDTYGYINFELTWPIIDRVRGAVFYDAGFVDQSFAAYGDILPDYNAAVGVGLRLNLPIGPLRFDYGVPVKYDSWNKSSGRFSFDVGYQF comes from the coding sequence GTGAAGAGCACCAAGCAGCGGCTTTTACGCGGGAAGAGGGTAAAGGCCCTCTTCTCCGCGCTGCTTTTTGCCAGCTTTTCCTTCCAGGCCTTCCTCCTGCCCGCCGGCGCGCAGCCGCTGCCGGCCGGCGAGCAGAAGCTGAACGTCCCCCAGGTCCCCGACGCCGAAAAGCGGACCGTCCAGGCTCCCGACGCGGTCAAGGACACCAACTACGGCCCCGTCGTCAAAGACATTGAGGTCGTCTACGTCGGCCCCCAGTCGGTCAACAAGAGCGTCATCCTCTCCAACATGCGGACGGCGGTCGGCCAACCCTACTCCCCCGCCACGGTGGAAGAGGACGTCCGCAACCTTTACGCCACCGGCCTCTTCACCAATCTCCGCATCTCCGACCAGCCGCTGGCCACCGGCATCAAGGTCACCGTCGTCGTCCAGCCGAAGCCGCTGGTGAAGGAAATCATCATCAACGGCGCCAAGCAGATCAAAGAGAAGCGCCTCCGCAAGGAAATCCACTCCAAGGCCGGCGAGCCCCTCAGCGAGGAGCAGATCGCCGAGGACTGCCAGAAGATGCGGGACTACTACCAGAACAAGGGCTTCAACAACGTCCAGATCACCTACAAGATCGACGTCAACGAGCAGTTCGGCCGCGCCGTCGTCATCTTCACCGTAAACGAGGGGGCCAAGGCCTTCATCCGCCAGATCGTTTTCGCCGGGAACAAGGCCTTCACGGAAAAGGAACTGCGGAAGACCTTCAAGAAGACCCGCGTGAAGGACCTCATCTCCTTCATCGACAAGTCCGGCCTCTTCAAGGAAGACGACTTCCAGGACGACCTGCAGCACCTCAAGGAATTCTACCAGAACCACGGCTACATCGACGTGGAGGTGAAGAAGACCGCCATCACCTACCCGAAGCCGGAGGAGATGAAGCTGACCATCACCGTCTTCGAGGGGATCCAATACCACGTCGGCTCCATCAAGGTCGACGGCAACACCCTTTACGACGTCGCCGCCATCCGCAAGGCCCTCAAGATGGGGGAGGGGGCCGTCTTCTCGCCCAAGGGCCTGCAGGACGACGTGAAGGCGATCCGCGACCTCTACGGCAAGAACGGCTACATCGACGCCGAGGTCCGCCCCGACCGCATCTCCAACGTGGAGAGCGCCAAGATCGACCTCGACTACCACATCGTCGAGGGGGCCCAGTCTTTCGTCGACCGCATCATCATCCAGGGCAACAACCGGACGAAGGACAAGGTCCTGCGCCGCGAATTGCCGCTGGCCCCGGGCGACGTCTACGACAGCGTCCGCGTCGACGCGGCCAAGAAGCGCCTGGAGAACCTCGGCTACTTTGAGAAGGTCGACATCAGCCCGCAGGACACCTCCGTGCCGAACCGCCGCAACATGGTCGTCACCGTCGAGGAAAAGCGCACCGGCAACATCACCTTCGGCGTCGGCTTCAGTTCCGTGGACAGCCTCCTCGGCTTCGTCGAGCTGTCCCAGGGCAACTTCGACATCGGCAACTGGCCCTACTTCACCGGCGGCGGCCAGAAGTTCCGCACCCGCGTCCAGTACGGCCTCGTCCGCAAGGACTTCACCCTCTCCTTCACCGAGCCGTGGTTCATGGACAAGCCGCTCTCCGTCGGCTTCGACCTCTTCGCCCACCAGTTCAACAACGATTACCAGAACGCCCTCTACTCCCAGTTGGAAATCGGCGCCGACGCGCGCGTCTCCAAGCAGCTGACCCCCTTCTGGACCGCCACGGTCATGTACAAGCTGCAGGAAATCTCCCTTTACGACTTCGACTCCTCCACCGCCGCCTCCATCCCCGGCCTTTACGCCCAGCGCGGCAGCCGCTCGGAAAGCTCCGTCACCGCCTCCCTTTCCTACGACACCCGGGACAACATCTTCCTGACCCGCCGCGGCGAGCAGGTCAACTTCATCGTCCAGGGCGCGGGCGGCCCTCTGCTGGGGCAGACGGACATCTACAAGCTGGAAGCCAACGCGCAGAAATTCTTCCCCCTGCCGTGGGACCTCATCTTCTCCATGAAGGGCGCTACCGGCGTGGTCAACTCCTACGGCGACATGCAGAGCTACCCCGGCGACTCGAACAAGGTGCCCCTCTTCGACCGCTTCTTCCTGGGCGGCTCCCGTTCCGTGCGCGGCTTCCAGAACCGCGGCGTGGGCCCCGTCTACCCGGGCACCGACCAGCCCACCGGCGGCGACACCTACGGCTACATCAACTTCGAGCTCACCTGGCCCATCATCGACCGCGTGCGCGGCGCCGTCTTCTACGACGCGGGCTTCGTCGACCAGTCCTTTGCCGCCTACGGCGACATCCTGCCGGATTACAACGCCGCCGTCGGCGTCGGCCTGCGCCTGAACCTGCCCATCGGCCCGCTGCGCTTCGACTACGGCGTCCCCGTCAAATACGACTCCTGGAACAAGTCGAGCGGCCGCTTCAGCTTCGACGTCGGCTATCAATTCTAA
- a CDS encoding OmpH family outer membrane protein: MKRILLIAAISLLAVPALRAELKIATVDLQAVFNGYYKTKDADSLLNERVTGFRKERDEMVADYQKMVDDAKKLQEASEDKTLSESARAAKQKAFDQKRQEIVNKQGQMREFDGVRSREFEDQSRRIRAGLVDEITKFVTETSTKEKFNLVIDKSAPSMNGTPVVLYSQDVKDITDEVIKGLNATKPANYTAPAAAGSSNAPAAKP; this comes from the coding sequence ATGAAACGGATCCTCCTCATCGCCGCCATCTCCCTCCTGGCCGTTCCCGCCCTGCGCGCGGAACTGAAGATCGCCACCGTCGACCTGCAGGCCGTCTTCAACGGCTATTACAAGACGAAGGACGCCGACTCCCTTCTCAACGAGCGCGTCACCGGCTTCCGCAAGGAGCGGGACGAGATGGTGGCCGACTACCAGAAGATGGTCGACGACGCCAAGAAGCTCCAGGAAGCGTCCGAGGACAAGACCCTTTCCGAGTCGGCCCGCGCCGCCAAGCAAAAGGCCTTCGACCAGAAGCGCCAGGAAATCGTCAACAAGCAGGGCCAGATGCGCGAGTTCGACGGCGTCCGCTCCCGCGAGTTTGAGGACCAGAGCCGCCGCATCCGCGCCGGTTTGGTGGACGAGATCACCAAGTTCGTCACCGAGACCAGCACGAAGGAGAAGTTCAACCTGGTCATCGACAAGTCCGCCCCCAGCATGAACGGCACCCCCGTCGTCCTCTACTCCCAGGACGTGAAGGACATCACCGACGAGGTGATCAAGGGCCTTAACGCCACCAAGCCCGCCAACTACACGGCCCCTGCCGCCGCCGGCAGCAGCAACGCCCCCGCGGCCAAGCCCTAG
- the lpxD gene encoding UDP-3-O-(3-hydroxymyristoyl)glucosamine N-acyltransferase has product MPEFTLAQLAEMVGGKVEGDSGLRIGNISDLAGAGPGHLSFLGNRRYLQAAKQTGASAILVPLDEDESFPCALIRVESPSLAFAKVAEHFRPAPVSYAPGVHPTAVLAADVVLGEGASIQPHAVVEAGARIGARTVIGSGVHVGAGAVIGEDCLLYPRVVLREHCVLGSRVILHAGAVIGSDGFGYEFKEGRHEKIPQIGYVQIDDDVEIGSNTTVDRGRFGRTWIKKGAKIDNLVMIAHNVVVGEHSVLVGQVGVSGSTVIGKYVTLAGQVGLAGHLQVGDKAVITAQSGVAKDVPAGSVLSGRHALPLRENLKLEALFRKLPEMWDKIRGLEKAAGK; this is encoded by the coding sequence ATGCCTGAGTTCACCCTGGCCCAGCTGGCCGAGATGGTCGGCGGCAAGGTGGAGGGCGATTCCGGCCTCCGCATCGGCAACATCTCCGACCTGGCCGGAGCGGGCCCGGGCCATCTCTCCTTCCTGGGAAATCGCCGCTACCTCCAGGCGGCCAAGCAGACCGGCGCTTCCGCCATCCTAGTTCCCCTGGATGAGGACGAGTCCTTCCCCTGCGCCCTGATCCGCGTCGAATCGCCCTCCCTGGCCTTCGCCAAGGTGGCGGAGCATTTCCGCCCCGCGCCCGTTTCCTACGCTCCCGGCGTCCACCCCACCGCCGTCCTGGCGGCGGACGTCGTCCTGGGGGAGGGGGCCAGCATCCAGCCCCACGCCGTCGTCGAGGCGGGCGCCCGCATCGGCGCGCGCACGGTGATCGGTTCCGGCGTCCACGTCGGCGCGGGCGCCGTCATCGGGGAGGACTGCCTGCTTTACCCGCGCGTGGTGCTCCGGGAGCACTGCGTCCTGGGCAGCCGCGTCATTCTCCACGCCGGGGCGGTCATCGGCTCGGACGGCTTCGGCTACGAGTTTAAGGAAGGCCGCCATGAGAAGATCCCCCAGATCGGCTACGTCCAGATCGACGACGACGTGGAGATCGGCTCCAACACGACCGTCGACCGCGGCCGCTTCGGCCGGACCTGGATCAAGAAGGGGGCCAAGATCGATAACCTAGTCATGATCGCCCACAACGTCGTGGTCGGGGAGCACTCCGTCCTCGTCGGGCAGGTCGGCGTTTCCGGCAGCACCGTCATCGGCAAATACGTCACGCTGGCGGGACAGGTCGGCCTGGCCGGGCATCTCCAGGTGGGGGACAAGGCGGTCATCACCGCCCAGTCCGGCGTGGCCAAGGACGTCCCCGCGGGCTCCGTCCTGAGCGGACGCCACGCGCTCCCGCTGCGGGAGAATTTGAAATTGGAAGCCCTGTTCCGGAAGCTCCCGGAGATGTGGGACAAGATCCGCGGCCTGGAAAAGGCCGCCGGAAAGTAG
- a CDS encoding carbon-nitrogen hydrolase has product MKVRLGLVQTHAGSDPADNLRRQLALMEKAAGQGAQIICSQELFRSPYFCQAEDHENFKLAEEIPGPSTEAFSKLAKEKGVVVIASLFERRAAGLYHNTAVIFDADGTLLGLYRKMHIPDDPLFYEKFYFTPGDLGFRAWKTKFGKIGVLVCWDQWYPEAARLTALQGAQILFYPTAIGWHPSEKAQYGAAQHGAWEVIQRSHAVANGCYVAAVNRIGHEKPYGGDGLEFWGQSFVSDPSGTLVAKASSDKEEILLAEVDLERVDTTRTHWPFLRDRRIEAYGDLTRRYID; this is encoded by the coding sequence ATGAAAGTCCGTCTAGGCCTCGTTCAAACGCATGCCGGCTCCGATCCGGCCGATAATCTCCGCCGCCAGCTGGCCCTGATGGAAAAGGCCGCCGGCCAAGGGGCCCAGATCATCTGTTCCCAGGAGCTTTTCCGCTCCCCCTACTTCTGCCAGGCGGAAGACCACGAGAATTTCAAGCTGGCGGAGGAAATCCCGGGCCCCAGCACGGAGGCCTTCTCCAAGCTGGCGAAGGAAAAGGGCGTCGTCGTCATCGCCTCTCTCTTCGAGCGGCGCGCCGCCGGGCTTTATCACAATACGGCGGTCATCTTCGATGCGGACGGGACTCTGCTGGGTCTTTACCGGAAGATGCACATCCCGGACGACCCGCTCTTTTACGAGAAGTTCTATTTCACCCCGGGCGACCTGGGCTTCCGCGCGTGGAAGACGAAGTTCGGCAAGATCGGCGTCCTCGTCTGCTGGGACCAGTGGTATCCGGAGGCGGCCCGCCTCACCGCCCTCCAGGGCGCGCAGATTCTTTTTTATCCCACGGCGATCGGCTGGCACCCTTCGGAAAAGGCCCAGTACGGCGCCGCCCAGCACGGGGCGTGGGAGGTCATCCAGCGTTCCCACGCGGTGGCCAACGGCTGCTACGTCGCGGCGGTCAACCGCATCGGCCATGAGAAGCCCTACGGGGGCGACGGCCTGGAGTTCTGGGGGCAGAGCTTTGTCTCCGACCCTTCCGGCACCCTCGTGGCGAAGGCCTCTTCCGACAAGGAGGAGATCCTTCTGGCGGAGGTCGACCTGGAGCGCGTCGACACGACCCGCACCCACTGGCCGTTCCTGCGCGACCGCCGGATCGAGGCCTATGGCGACCTGACCCGCCGGTACATCGACTAG